One region of Vescimonas fastidiosa genomic DNA includes:
- a CDS encoding sigma-70 family RNA polymerase sigma factor, which produces MLNDFSWNMTGYIPKHQVNPHGDGIIPYVAERIFQLEPEPPAVDSLNEYILSALREKNLLYFSFFLHHYETQLNKRIKGFLSVDGGNLYDTDRFIDIKISCREQMLQKLMDYDPAKGAEYATYIYPFIWDSMLRFRMGEEKWSVSSLTNYKMVRSMAWLYHNTKDAVNQFSKKYNCDLALAEEYLKVVRGIRNQQPFYITDEDGEETGEDIALDDSWNYTDILWNGIQAEKVQRAFEKLNYREQTLLEKRLAICMTCGRVGSWKNRPTFEELAIMFEGSTASGAERAYRKAVDKLTELLVAEGALHAVRLKQKTKTKRKKKIAAAIYEYQADCDGEWGEISVDFENGTAEIIRLADWDTIKTNWFAKEAIRYILSLSPDALTKYMLVPLEPPLIS; this is translated from the coding sequence ATGCTAAATGATTTTTCGTGGAACATGACCGGATACATACCGAAGCACCAAGTTAATCCACACGGTGACGGCATCATCCCCTATGTGGCAGAGCGCATCTTCCAACTGGAACCGGAACCGCCAGCGGTGGACAGTCTGAATGAATATATCCTGTCTGCTTTGCGGGAAAAGAATTTGCTATATTTTTCGTTCTTTCTGCACCACTACGAAACGCAGCTCAACAAGCGCATCAAAGGCTTTCTCAGTGTGGACGGCGGCAATCTGTACGACACAGACCGATTTATCGATATAAAGATCTCCTGCCGGGAGCAAATGCTCCAAAAGCTGATGGACTATGATCCTGCCAAGGGTGCGGAGTATGCTACATACATCTATCCGTTCATCTGGGATTCTATGCTCCGTTTCCGCATGGGCGAAGAAAAATGGTCGGTATCCTCTCTGACCAATTACAAAATGGTGCGATCAATGGCGTGGCTGTACCATAACACCAAAGATGCGGTCAACCAGTTTTCCAAGAAGTATAACTGCGACCTTGCTCTTGCGGAAGAATATCTGAAAGTTGTCCGTGGAATCCGCAACCAGCAGCCGTTCTATATAACGGACGAGGACGGCGAGGAAACAGGCGAGGATATAGCCCTTGACGATAGCTGGAACTATACCGACATCCTCTGGAACGGCATACAAGCAGAAAAGGTACAGCGGGCATTTGAGAAGCTGAATTACCGGGAACAGACCTTGCTCGAAAAACGGTTAGCAATCTGTATGACCTGCGGGCGAGTTGGCTCATGGAAGAACCGCCCCACTTTTGAAGAATTGGCGATTATGTTTGAGGGCAGCACAGCCAGCGGTGCAGAGCGAGCCTACCGGAAAGCGGTGGACAAACTGACAGAACTGCTGGTTGCCGAAGGTGCGCTCCATGCTGTCCGGCTGAAACAGAAAACCAAAACCAAGCGCAAAAAGAAAATCGCCGCCGCAATCTACGAATATCAAGCAGACTGCGACGGCGAATGGGGCGAAATTTCAGTTGATTTTGAGAACGGCACAGCAGAGATTATCCGACTTGCTGATTGGGATACAATTAAAACGAACTGGTTTGCCAAGGAGGCGATCCGGTATATTTTATCATTGTCGCCTGATGCTCTTACAAAATATATGCTCGTCCCCCTTGAGCCGCCACTTATATCTTGA